In Thunnus maccoyii chromosome 3, fThuMac1.1, whole genome shotgun sequence, the following proteins share a genomic window:
- the srgap2 gene encoding SLIT-ROBO Rho GTPase-activating protein 2 isoform X2, giving the protein MTSPAKFRKDKEIVAEYETQVKEIRAQLVEQLKCLDQQCELRVQLLQDLQDFFRKKAEIEMDYSRNLEKLAERFLTKTRSTKDHLLKKEQSILSPVNCWNLLLLQVKRESRDHATLSDLYLNNIIPRFAQISEDSGRLFKKSKEVGVQLQEDLMKVLNELYTVMKTYHMYNTDSINAESKLKEAEKQEEKQMGRSSRQDDRQTPRSPDTLASIKSDEKPVRRSSVKKIEKMKEKRQAKYTENKLKAIKARNEYLLALEATNSCVFKYYIHDLSDIIDCCDLGYHASLHRALRTYLSAEQNVETSKHTGLETLEGAAESLEPNGDKQKLMETYNNVFCPPARFDFQSHMGDQMGVMCAQQPLEGELLQRCQQLLSRLSTLKIENEEVKKTMEATLSTIQDMVTVEDYDVSECFHHSNSMESVKSTFSESYLSKPSLAKRRANQQETEQFYFTKLKEFLEGRNLITKLEAKHDLIQKTLGESQKTDCCLASGRRNSTVRKQESGEAIPLMVESCIRFISRHGLQHEGIFRVSGSQVEVNDIKNAFERGEDPLAGDQNDHDMDSIAGVLKLYFRGLDHALFPKEVFHDLISCVSMESLQERAVHIKKVLQSLPSKTLIIMRYLFAFLNHLSQYSEENMMDPYNLAICFGPTLMSVPEGHDQVSCQAHVNELIKTIIIHHDTIFPGQQDLQGPIYSIPGAGDDFCDSPHCEPPLVEEPAPDTVSVSHNSEDESDPIEAIARFDYSGRTSRELSFKKGASLLLFHRASDDWWEGRHNGVDGLVPHQYIVVQDMSDGGRGSPKPDVDSRDLLEERVSTRGSAASPTGAHVADIYLANLNKMRKRPESGSIRRTFRSSESESTSPGASGGGGGGGGGGGGGGGVRTASLPVGGALVKETGDKRPVSAHSILNSVTRHSSLKTKVESPQLRKTTTAGRSKSFSNHRPLDPEVIAQVEHSSQDIEAMSSALSELRELERQSTSKHTHTPDVVLDTLEQLKGVGGGGGGGASEPSSPLHSRLLRDSEGGSSHAHPLQRSASSASDVPSSFRPAKSQPWSPLPSATSPSLSSSSLSSSVPSFRELRPPATRPKPVVFPKSGGGSGSPAMGSPTSTVPPTPPPPLAGHTHSLPHTPPPPPPPQSNDKSCPA; this is encoded by the exons AGATCCGCGCCCAGCTGGTGGAGCAGCTCAAGTGTCTGGACCAGCAGTGTGAACTGAGGGTGCAGCTGCTTCAGGACTTGCAGGACTTCTtcagaaagaaggcagagatTGAGATGGACTACAGCCGCAACCTGGAGAAGCTGGCAGAGAGGTTCCTCACCAAGACACGCAGCACTAAGGACCATCTACTCAA gAAGGAGCAGAGCATTTTATCTCCAGTGAACTGCTGGAACCTGTTGCTGCTTCAGGTGAAGAGGGAGAGCCGCGACCACGCCACTCTGTCTGACCTCTACCTCAACAACATCATTCCCCGCTTCGCACAGATCAGCGAGGACTCAGGACGCCTCTTCAAGAAG AGCAAAGAGGTTGGTGTACAGCTGCAAGAGGACCTGATGAAAGTTCTTAATGAGCTTTATACG GTGATGAAGACGTACCACATGTACAACACTGACAGCATCAATGCCGAGTCCAAGCTGAAGGAGGCAGAGaagcaggaggagaagcagaTGGGACGCTCCAGCCGACAAGATGACCGGCAGACGCCGCGCTCGCCCGACACCCTGGCCAGCATCAAGAGCGACGAGAAACCCGTCCGACGCTCCAGTGTCAAAAAAATcgagaagatgaaggagaag AGACAAGCCAAGTACACAGAGAACAAGCTGAAGGCCATCAAGGCAAGAAACGAGTACCTGCTTGCTCTTGAGGCCACCAACAGCTGTGTCTTCAAATATTACATCCATGACCTCTCAGACATCATTGAC tgctgTGACCTTGGCTACCATGCCAGCCTACATCGCGCCCTGCGGACCTACTTATCTGCAGAACAGAATGTAGAGACATCTAAACACACTGGTCTGGAGACACTGGAGGGAGCAGCTGAGAGTCTGGAGCCCAATGGGGACAAACAGAAACTGATGGAGACCTACAACAATGTCTTCTGCCCCCCAGCTCGCTTTGACTTCCAGTCCCACATGGGAGACCAG ATGGGAGTAATGTGTGCACAACAGCCACTGGAAGGTGAGCTGCTCCAGAGGTGTCAGCAGCTGCTGTCCCGCCTCTCCACACTCAAGATTGAGAATGAAGAA GTGAAGAAAACTATGGAGGCCACTCTGTCCACCATCCAAGACATGGTGACGGTGGAGGACTACGACGTCTCGGAGTGCTTCCACCACAGCAACAGCATGGAGTCGGTCAAGTCAACTTTCAGCGAATCCTATCTCAGCAAGCCCAGCCTTGCCAAGCGACGGGCCAATCAGCAGGAGACGGAGCAGTTTTACTTCACG AAGCTGAAGGAGTTTCTGGAAGGCAGGAACCTGATCACCAAGCTGGAGGCCAAGCATGACCTCATACAGAAGACCCTAGGAGAGA GTCAGAAGACTGACTGTTGCCTTGCCAG TGGCCGGAGAAACTCGACAGTACGGAAGCAG GAATCAGGTGAAGCCATTCCTCTGATGGTCGAGAGCTGCATTCGCTTCATCAGTCGCCATG GTCTGCAGCATGAGGGCATCTTCAGAGTATCAGGCTCTCAGGTGGAAGTCAATGACATCAAGAATGCATTTGAGAGAG GTGAGGACCCGCTGGCAGGGGACCAGAATGACCACGACATGGACTCGATTGCTGGTGTCCTCAAGCTCTACTTTAGAGGACTGGACCACGCCCTTTTCCCTAAGGAAGTCTTCCATGACCTCATatcctgtgtgt CGATGGAGAGCCTCCAGGAGCGGGCAGTCCACATTAAGAAAGTTCTGCAGTCTCTGCCAAGCAAAACCCTCATTATCATGAGATACCTGTTCGCCTTCCTCAACCA CCTGTCTCAGTACAGCGAGGAAAACATGATGGACCCCTACAACCTTGCCATCTGTTTCGGTCCCACCCTGATGTCTGTCCCTGAGGGCCACGACCAGGTCTCTTGCCAGGCCCACGTCAACGAGCTCATTAAAACCATCATCATCCACCACGACACCATCTTCCCTGGACAGCAGGACCTGCAGGGCCCCATCTACAGCATCCCTGGAGCTGGTGATGACTTCTG TGACAGTCCACACTGTGAGCCCCCCCTTGTGGAAGAACCGGCACCTGACACCGTGTCTGTCAGCCACAACAGCGAAGATG AGTCCGACCCGATTGAAGCCATCGCTCGGTTCGACTACTCTGGCCGCACCAGTCGGGAGCTATCATTCAAGAAGGGTGCCTCCCTGCTTCTGTTCCACCGAGCTTCTGATGACTGGTGGGAGGGACGACACAACGGAGTGGATGGACTGGTGCCACACCAATATATCGTGGTCCAAGACAT GTCTGATGGGGGTCGGGGAAGTCCAAAACCTGATGTGGACTCCAGGGACCTACTGGAGGAGAGGGTGTCCACTAGAGGCAGTGCTGCATCTCCTACTGGAGCTCATGTGGCTGACATATACCTGGCTAACCTGAACAA GATGAGGAAACGTCCGGAGTCTGGGAGCATCCGAAGAACATTCCGGAGCTCAGAGAGCGAAAGTACAAGTCCAGGAGCcagtggagggggaggaggaggaggaggaggaggaggagggggaggaggggtgagaACAGCTTCTCTTCCTGTCGGCGGGGCTCTGGTGAAAGAAACTGGAGACAAACGACCCGTCAGCGCTCACAGCATCCTCAACTCAGTCACTCGCCACTCCTCACTCAAGACCAAG GTGGAGAGCCCACAGTTACGCAAGACGACTACAGCAGGACGCTCCAAGAGCTTCAGCAATCATAGACCACTGGACCCGGAGGTCATAGCCCAGGTGGAGCACAGCTCACAG GATATCGAGGCAATGAGCTCTGCCCTAAGTGAGCTCAGGGAGCTGGAGAGACAGAGCACctcaaaacatacacacacccctGACGTGGTCCTGGACACACTGGAGCAGCTGAAAGGtgtgggtggtggtggaggaggaggagcctCAGAGCCCTCCAGTCCACTCCACTCCCGTCTGTTGCGGGACAGTGAGGGGGGCTCCTCACACGCCCACCCACTTCAGCGGAGCGCCTCCTCGGCTAGCGACGTACCCTCCTCCTTCCGCCCCGCCAAGAGCCAGCCATGGAGCCCCCTGCCTTCTGCCACGTCTccttctctgtcctcctcctccctctcctcatctgTCCCTTCCTTTAGAGAGCTGCGCCCCCCAGCTACGAGGCCCAAGCCGGTAGTTTTCCCAAAGAGCGGAGGAGGGAGTGGCAGTCCAGCCATGGGCTCCCCAACCTCTACTGTGCCCCctacacctcctcctccacttgcgggccacacacattctctccctcacacccctcctcctccacctccaccccagTCTAATGACAAATCCTGCCCAGCTTAG